In Gammaproteobacteria bacterium, the following proteins share a genomic window:
- a CDS encoding succinate dehydrogenase iron-sulfur subunit, with protein MAQFSLPKNSKVQKGNYFKAEGASNIKKLKVYRWNPDNGENPRTDTYEIDLDNCGPMVLDALIKVKNEIDTTLTFRRSCREGICGSCAMNINGTNTLACTKSIKDCKGDEIAVYPLPHMEVIKDLVPNLSHFYAQYASVQPWIQTDSVPLPDAERLQSIEDREKLDGLYECILCACCQTSCPSYWWNGDRYLGPAVLLQSYRWIADSRDEHTGERLEELEDPFKLFRCHTIMSCTNTCPKGLNPGKAIAEIKKQIAERHIL; from the coding sequence ATGGCACAGTTTAGTTTACCGAAAAATTCAAAAGTTCAGAAAGGAAATTACTTCAAGGCTGAAGGTGCTAGTAACATCAAAAAACTGAAGGTTTATCGCTGGAATCCGGATAACGGAGAAAATCCAAGAACCGACACTTACGAAATTGATTTGGATAATTGCGGACCAATGGTATTGGATGCTCTAATCAAGGTTAAAAACGAGATTGACACCACTTTAACTTTCAGACGTTCATGCCGTGAAGGAATCTGCGGAAGCTGTGCGATGAATATCAACGGCACAAACACTTTGGCTTGTACGAAATCAATTAAAGACTGCAAGGGTGATGAAATTGCGGTTTACCCACTTCCACACATGGAAGTTATCAAAGACCTGGTTCCTAACTTGTCACATTTTTATGCACAATATGCCTCGGTTCAGCCATGGATTCAAACCGATTCGGTGCCACTACCAGATGCCGAAAGACTTCAATCCATTGAAGACAGAGAGAAACTGGATGGACTTTACGAATGTATTTTGTGTGCTTGTTGTCAAACATCATGCCCAAGTTATTGGTGGAATGGCGATCGATACCTAGGACCGGCTGTTTTATTGCAGTCTTATCGCTGGATTGCTGATTCGCGTGATGAACATACCGGCGAGAGACTGGAAGAACTTGAAGATCCGTTCAAATTGTTCCGTTGTCATACAATCATGAGTTGTACTAATACTTGTCCAAAAGGATTGAATCCGGGTAAAGCCATAGCGGAAATTAAAAAACAAATTGCGGAAAGACATATCCTGTAA
- a CDS encoding tRNA-(ms[2]io[6]A)-hydroxylase produces MQHSYELKCKTDPRWIEAVMADFDEFLIDHAANERKAAMLALSMVVHYPDKEHIVRDMTDLAMEEMAHFREVIKIMLKRGLQQKPDTTNFYIGSFMKALKKDPKNYLLDRLLMFSIVEKRGAERFGIVGETLAESKIKDFYQRLAAAEYRHFELFIELAYKYYDEQRVKKRLNELLDVEAQIVKQSPFIAAVH; encoded by the coding sequence ATGCAACACTCCTACGAGCTTAAATGCAAAACAGATCCTCGCTGGATTGAAGCTGTAATGGCGGATTTTGATGAATTTTTAATCGACCATGCGGCTAATGAGCGAAAAGCAGCGATGTTGGCACTTTCGATGGTTGTTCACTATCCGGATAAAGAGCATATCGTTCGTGATATGACCGACTTGGCAATGGAAGAAATGGCTCATTTTCGTGAAGTCATTAAAATCATGCTCAAAAGAGGCTTGCAACAAAAACCGGATACGACCAATTTTTATATCGGTTCCTTCATGAAGGCATTAAAAAAAGATCCAAAAAACTATCTTTTGGATCGATTGCTGATGTTTAGTATCGTCGAGAAACGAGGTGCTGAGCGATTCGGAATCGTCGGTGAAACATTGGCAGAATCAAAAATTAAAGATTTTTATCAGCGTTTAGCAGCAGCTGAGTACCGCCATTTTGAATTATTTATTGAACTTGCTTATAAATACTACGATGAACAACGCGTCAAAAAACGCCTGAATGAGCTTCTTGATGTTGAAGCTCAAATCGTTAAACAATCCCCTTTCATAGCTGCTGTTCATTAA
- a CDS encoding rhomboid family intramembrane serine protease translates to MVIIPTEKRFDWKHAPIMLFVIVVLNVLIYFGYQHNDDKKIYSALSRYDALGLLEYEWPAYREFLKSKNEDERLVEVQELYNHSEYPDAYFNLLYEIVTDKDFFQYLQQNSYDVFDANYVTNWTSVRTEINQQIESISSISYGLIPKQMDTFSFISYQFLHGSAMHLIGNLFFLIVCGFAVEAAIGHLKFLLFYLISGVAGGLLFCFVNPNSNIPLVGASGSISGVMAMYLGVFRFKKIEFFYWFFVFVGYFRAPALLILPFYIGKELYDYFNDVGSNVAFMAHAGGFIAGALAMIVTYLINPKLFNIEYIEEDQSLPQVQKDMGVVNDFISKFKFQSAEKALDSVMKKYGENFDRLILKYNLQKLLSNNKRHELMFKIAKLQNLNESQLTKLQSLWDVHKESMIGVKKADLYNLGYLMANSTHFKVSEEIFEILNKDEEKFDLLVNLSRKLSTVFSQINNSDKTSQYKQLTQQLES, encoded by the coding sequence ATGGTAATCATTCCTACTGAAAAAAGATTTGACTGGAAACATGCTCCAATTATGCTTTTTGTTATTGTTGTCTTAAATGTACTGATATATTTTGGCTATCAACATAACGATGATAAAAAAATTTATTCAGCTCTGAGTCGTTATGATGCGCTTGGTTTGTTGGAGTATGAATGGCCGGCTTATAGGGAATTTCTGAAATCCAAAAATGAAGATGAGCGATTAGTCGAAGTTCAGGAGTTATATAATCATTCAGAATATCCGGATGCTTATTTTAATTTGCTCTATGAAATTGTCACAGACAAAGATTTTTTTCAATATTTGCAACAAAATTCCTATGATGTGTTTGATGCAAACTATGTGACAAATTGGACTTCTGTCCGTACAGAAATTAATCAACAAATTGAATCTATCAGTTCTATTTCGTATGGATTGATTCCAAAGCAAATGGATACTTTTTCGTTCATTAGTTATCAGTTTTTACATGGAAGTGCAATGCATCTGATTGGCAATCTGTTTTTTCTGATTGTTTGTGGATTTGCGGTTGAAGCAGCCATCGGGCATTTGAAGTTTTTATTATTTTATTTAATTTCAGGTGTAGCAGGTGGATTACTATTTTGCTTTGTGAACCCGAATAGTAATATCCCGTTGGTTGGGGCCTCAGGTTCGATTTCCGGCGTTATGGCAATGTATTTGGGAGTTTTTAGGTTTAAGAAAATCGAGTTTTTCTACTGGTTTTTTGTATTCGTCGGTTATTTCCGGGCTCCGGCTTTGCTGATTCTGCCTTTTTATATAGGCAAAGAGTTATATGATTACTTCAATGATGTTGGTTCAAATGTTGCATTTATGGCTCACGCCGGAGGTTTTATTGCCGGTGCCTTAGCAATGATTGTGACATATTTGATTAACCCGAAGTTATTTAACATTGAATACATTGAGGAGGACCAATCATTACCGCAAGTACAGAAAGATATGGGTGTGGTGAATGATTTTATCTCCAAATTCAAATTTCAGTCAGCTGAAAAAGCATTGGACAGTGTGATGAAGAAATACGGAGAGAATTTTGACAGATTGATTCTTAAATACAATCTTCAAAAGCTACTTTCAAATAATAAGCGACATGAATTAATGTTCAAAATTGCCAAATTACAGAACCTCAATGAATCTCAACTCACTAAACTGCAAAGTTTATGGGATGTTCATAAAGAGAGTATGATTGGAGTGAAAAAGGCGGATTTATACAACCTTGGCTATTTAATGGCGAACTCGACCCATTTTAAAGTTTCTGAAGAGATATTTGAAATTCTTAATAAGGATGAAGAAAAGTTTGATTTGTTAGTCAATCTTTCAAGAAAGCTATCAACGGTTTTTAGTCAAATCAATAATTCCGATAAAACGTCTCAATATAAACAATTAACCCAGCAACTCGAGTCGTAA
- a CDS encoding SUF system NifU family Fe-S cluster assembly protein, translating to MDIKQLYKQTVLQHNRNPQNYGTPENFTHKAEGLNAICGDQVFVYLNVVNDVIESIFFDGESCAISTASSSLMTEFLTGKTVQQAKELFTDFCILMDKNSGIDSMESLGIVNTIAGVKNFPARIKSATLCWHAMNAALDGKETATTE from the coding sequence ATGGATATCAAACAACTTTATAAACAAACCGTTTTGCAGCACAATCGTAACCCGCAGAACTACGGCACACCTGAAAATTTCACTCATAAAGCTGAAGGTCTGAATGCGATATGCGGAGACCAGGTTTTCGTGTACCTGAATGTTGTAAACGATGTCATTGAAAGCATTTTTTTTGATGGAGAAAGTTGTGCAATATCAACAGCTTCATCATCTTTAATGACGGAATTTCTCACCGGTAAAACAGTTCAGCAAGCAAAGGAATTATTTACGGACTTTTGCATATTGATGGATAAAAATAGCGGAATTGATTCAATGGAATCACTAGGAATTGTAAACACAATAGCCGGTGTTAAAAACTTTCCTGCAAGAATCAAATCTGCAACTCTATGCTGGCATGCAATGAATGCGGCTTTAGACGGTAAAGAGACGGCGACGACGGAGTAA
- a CDS encoding LysE family translocator — protein sequence MSFSEISAFLLASTVLAFTPGPDILFVIVTSLSQGFRTTFKFILGLSSGVIVHTTLIVIGISTLIRQSQYGVQVLQVFAAGYLLWLAYKTYIHRLDSITLNKTDKVENYFFRGFFMNVSNPKVMLFFLAFFPQFANLEKDGYQVRLMILGLLFISVTIVAFSIVAWISSKGREKLIENPKFSHRINWFAILVFVGVSTLLIIDIFT from the coding sequence TTGTCATTCTCTGAAATTTCCGCCTTTCTTCTGGCCTCAACCGTTCTGGCTTTTACGCCGGGTCCTGACATTCTATTTGTAATTGTCACGTCTTTATCTCAAGGTTTCAGAACCACTTTTAAATTCATTCTGGGACTCTCTTCAGGGGTTATCGTTCACACAACTTTAATCGTTATAGGAATTTCCACTCTTATCCGTCAATCCCAGTACGGAGTTCAAGTTTTACAGGTTTTTGCCGCGGGTTATCTATTGTGGTTGGCTTATAAAACTTACATTCATCGTTTGGACTCTATCACTCTGAATAAAACAGATAAAGTTGAAAATTACTTTTTCAGAGGATTTTTCATGAATGTATCCAATCCAAAAGTGATGCTATTCTTTCTGGCTTTTTTTCCTCAATTTGCCAATCTCGAGAAAGATGGTTATCAGGTTCGTTTGATGATTCTGGGATTGCTTTTTATTAGTGTGACGATAGTTGCCTTTTCTATCGTCGCTTGGATCAGTTCAAAAGGGCGCGAAAAGTTAATTGAAAACCCGAAATTCAGCCATCGAATCAACTGGTTTGCAATATTGGTTTTTGTTGGAGTTTCTACTTTATTGATAATAGATATTTTTACTTGA
- a CDS encoding PilZ domain-containing protein, producing the protein MSFNNSNKIRYSRKPLTTSCLLLRQGRSIVMEVKNISASGILLQYDEENDIKLRVDDFCVLEIILNNNFNLHVEADVVRVSEEEVALKFIKIPEEKQIPLWELLGEHVDKNRKIICHSLKFPPFFWPQPFWLLRRVLTFYL; encoded by the coding sequence ATGAGTTTCAACAATAGCAATAAAATTCGTTACTCCAGAAAACCCTTAACAACTTCTTGTTTGTTACTGAGGCAAGGTCGCTCCATAGTCATGGAAGTTAAAAATATATCGGCATCGGGTATTTTATTACAATACGATGAAGAAAATGATATTAAACTTCGTGTTGATGATTTTTGCGTTTTGGAAATCATTTTGAATAACAATTTTAATCTCCATGTTGAAGCTGATGTTGTCAGAGTGAGTGAAGAAGAAGTGGCATTGAAGTTCATCAAGATTCCTGAAGAAAAGCAAATTCCATTGTGGGAATTGCTGGGTGAGCATGTTGACAAGAATAGAAAAATAATTTGTCATTCTCTGAAATTTCCGCCTTTCTTCTGGCCTCAACCGTTCTGGCTTTTACGCCGGGTCCTGACATTCTATTTGTAA
- the lysS gene encoding lysine--tRNA ligase: protein MSEENHLITERRQKLQSIRDEKGIAFPNDFRRTHLALELHEKYGDISKEDLDPQNIEVSVVGRMMSKREFGKGGFAVIKDVTESIQLFVQLNGVGEEKFNEFKSWDLGDIIAAKGTMFKTQTGELSVKTSEIRLITKSLRPLPDKFHGLSDQETRYRQRYVDLIMNQESRDTFKVRSRIISHIRNFMENKNFLEVETPMMHIIPGGAAAKPFETHHNALDLTLYLRIAPELFLKRLVVGGFERVYEINRNFRNEGVSTRHNPEFTMMEFYWAYADYNDLMDITEELFKQLAEVATGGTMIDYQGQKIDFGSPFARVSMKDLVLKHNPQISASDCESRDALATHCDRLGIHVEDNWGKGRLLSEIFEETAEAELIQPTFVIEYPTEISPLSRRNDINPDYTDRFELFISGNEIANGFSELNDPEDQAERFKEQVASKEAGDDEAMHYDADYVRALEYGMPPTAGEGIGIDRLVMLFTDSASIRDVLLFPYMRPEVS, encoded by the coding sequence ATGTCGGAAGAAAATCATTTAATTACTGAAAGAAGACAAAAATTACAATCAATTCGTGATGAAAAAGGAATTGCGTTTCCTAATGATTTCAGGCGAACTCATTTAGCATTGGAACTGCATGAGAAATACGGCGATATTTCAAAAGAAGATTTAGATCCTCAGAATATCGAAGTTTCAGTTGTTGGACGTATGATGAGTAAACGTGAGTTCGGTAAGGGTGGTTTTGCGGTTATCAAAGATGTGACTGAATCCATTCAACTTTTTGTCCAGCTCAATGGTGTGGGAGAAGAGAAGTTTAATGAATTCAAATCCTGGGATTTAGGCGATATTATTGCGGCTAAAGGCACAATGTTTAAAACTCAAACCGGTGAGCTTTCTGTTAAAACCTCTGAAATCCGTCTGATTACCAAGTCATTAAGACCACTGCCGGATAAATTTCACGGATTATCCGACCAGGAAACCCGTTATCGCCAGAGATATGTGGATTTGATTATGAACCAAGAAAGTCGAGATACTTTCAAAGTACGATCAAGAATCATTTCTCACATTCGTAACTTTATGGAAAACAAGAATTTTCTTGAGGTTGAAACTCCAATGATGCATATCATTCCGGGTGGTGCTGCTGCCAAACCTTTTGAAACACATCATAATGCTTTGGATCTGACTTTATATTTGAGAATTGCCCCTGAATTGTTTTTGAAACGTCTGGTTGTTGGTGGTTTTGAAAGAGTCTATGAAATCAACCGTAATTTCCGTAACGAAGGGGTATCTACAAGGCATAATCCTGAATTTACCATGATGGAATTTTATTGGGCGTATGCTGATTATAACGATTTGATGGATATCACTGAAGAATTGTTTAAACAGCTTGCTGAAGTTGCTACCGGTGGAACAATGATTGATTATCAAGGTCAAAAAATTGATTTTGGCAGTCCTTTTGCAAGAGTCAGTATGAAAGACCTTGTACTTAAACATAATCCGCAAATTTCTGCATCCGATTGCGAAAGCAGAGATGCATTAGCGACACATTGTGACAGGTTGGGTATTCATGTTGAGGATAATTGGGGTAAAGGTCGTTTATTATCTGAAATTTTTGAAGAAACAGCGGAAGCGGAGTTAATTCAACCGACATTTGTGATAGAGTATCCAACTGAAATCTCACCATTATCCCGTCGAAATGATATTAATCCTGATTACACAGATCGTTTCGAACTGTTTATTTCAGGAAATGAAATAGCCAACGGATTTTCCGAATTGAATGATCCTGAAGATCAGGCAGAAAGATTCAAAGAGCAAGTCGCCAGTAAAGAAGCCGGCGATGATGAAGCGATGCATTATGATGCTGATTATGTTAGAGCTCTGGAATATGGAATGCCGCCGACAGCAGGTGAGGGTATTGGGATTGACCGTTTGGTGATGCTGTTTACAGATTCAGCTTCGATCAGAGACGTACTTCTGTTTCCTTATATGCGTCCTGAGGTGAGTTGA
- the prfB gene encoding peptide chain release factor 2 (programmed frameshift), with the protein METAPQHAQIKDFSQRTSELRGFFDYDVKKEKLEEVNLELENPEVWNNPEHAQALGKERSQLEQIVSSLDELHNGIKDADEFLQMAEHEEDEETLEIVIQDLQRIQGLLEKMEFTKMFSNPMDPNNCFLDIQSGSGGTEAQDWAEMILRMYLRYCEKKGFSTKLLECSAGDVAGIKSATIEITGDHAFGWLRTEIGVHRLVRKSPFDSSNKRHTSFAAVFVSPEIDDDVEIEIDPSDLRIDVYRASGAGGQHVNRTESAVRITHIPTNVVVQCQDDRSQHKNKASAMKQLKAKLYELEMQKRQEESQSTEDAKADVGWGSQIRSYVLDQSRIKDLRTGVENSNTQAVLDGDLDKFIIASLKQGL; encoded by the exons ATGGAAACCGCTCCGCAACACGCGCAAATTAAAGATTTTAGTCAAAGAACTTCCGAGTTAAGG GGTTTCTTTGACTATGATGTCAAAAAAGAAAAACTCGAAGAAGTTAACTTAGAACTTGAAAATCCGGAAGTTTGGAACAATCCGGAACATGCACAGGCTCTTGGCAAAGAGCGCTCACAACTCGAACAAATCGTGTCAAGCCTTGATGAATTGCATAATGGCATCAAAGATGCTGATGAATTTCTACAAATGGCTGAACATGAAGAAGACGAAGAAACGCTTGAAATAGTTATTCAGGACTTACAACGTATACAAGGACTATTGGAAAAAATGGAATTCACCAAAATGTTTTCCAACCCAATGGATCCTAATAATTGTTTTCTCGATATTCAATCCGGTTCCGGTGGAACAGAGGCTCAGGACTGGGCAGAAATGATTCTGCGTATGTACTTGCGTTATTGTGAGAAAAAAGGATTTAGCACCAAATTATTGGAGTGTTCCGCTGGTGATGTTGCAGGAATTAAATCAGCAACCATAGAAATTACCGGCGACCATGCTTTTGGCTGGTTACGCACAGAAATTGGTGTACACCGCTTAGTGAGAAAATCACCATTTGATTCCAGTAACAAACGTCATACCAGCTTTGCAGCCGTATTTGTATCACCTGAAATTGATGATGATGTTGAAATTGAAATCGACCCTTCTGATTTGAGAATAGATGTTTATCGGGCATCAGGCGCCGGTGGTCAGCACGTTAACCGAACTGAATCTGCTGTGAGGATTACTCATATTCCCACGAATGTCGTGGTTCAGTGTCAGGATGATCGCTCTCAACATAAGAATAAAGCATCAGCAATGAAGCAATTAAAGGCTAAATTGTATGAACTTGAAATGCAAAAACGTCAGGAGGAATCGCAATCAACTGAAGATGCTAAAGCGGATGTGGGTTGGGGTTCGCAAATTCGTTCTTATGTACTGGATCAGTCACGAATCAAAGATTTACGCACAGGAGTTGAGAACTCAAACACGCAAGCTGTACTCGATGGTGATTTAGACAAATTTATTATTGCCAGTTTGAAACAAGGCTTATAA
- the dksA gene encoding RNA polymerase-binding protein DksA → MSERSINDLPEGYIPKLELEEGYIPSENEEYMCDKHVEYFRRRLVQWQEELNKESQETINNLQSEVRDVGDDAERASRETENTLELRTRDRYRKLLAKIRKALTRIKEGDYGYCEDTDEEIGLRRLMARPIATMTIDAQERWELRQRLLKEGK, encoded by the coding sequence ATGTCAGAAAGAAGCATTAATGATTTGCCAGAGGGATATATACCAAAACTTGAGCTTGAAGAAGGCTATATTCCCTCAGAAAATGAGGAATACATGTGCGATAAGCATGTCGAGTATTTCCGTCGCAGACTAGTTCAATGGCAGGAAGAATTAAATAAGGAGTCTCAGGAAACAATAAACAACCTCCAATCTGAAGTTCGTGATGTTGGCGATGATGCCGAACGTGCTTCCAGAGAAACTGAAAACACCCTGGAATTAAGAACTCGAGACAGGTACAGAAAACTTTTAGCAAAAATCCGCAAGGCTTTAACTCGTATTAAAGAAGGCGACTATGGTTATTGCGAAGATACTGATGAAGAGATTGGATTACGACGCTTAATGGCGAGACCGATCGCAACAATGACTATTGATGCACAGGAACGTTGGGAACTGCGTCAGAGATTGCTCAAAGAAGGAAAGTAA
- the yidD gene encoding membrane protein insertion efficiency factor YidD: protein MKFILIYILKGYKYFISPLLGNRCRFYPSCSEYMMTAIQRFGVIKGIGLGVKRISRCHPGCEGGIDHVPEVEPEQNKNENL, encoded by the coding sequence ATGAAATTCATATTAATTTACATTCTTAAAGGCTACAAATATTTTATTAGTCCACTTTTGGGCAATCGTTGTCGCTTTTATCCGAGTTGCTCTGAGTACATGATGACTGCCATTCAACGATTTGGAGTGATTAAAGGAATCGGTCTTGGTGTGAAAAGAATTTCACGCTGTCACCCCGGTTGCGAAGGAGGAATTGATCATGTGCCGGAGGTTGAACCCGAACAAAATAAAAACGAAAATCTGTGA